One Desulfomicrobium apsheronum genomic window carries:
- a CDS encoding TolC family outer membrane protein, with protein sequence MSVVFLSFSMPAVATGLLDTYRLAVQNDPVFQSYQFRTFVAQEGKRQALAAMLPTVMATGSYMHKSQDIVSSDNEVYASGSSEYGTTVYGVTLTQPLFNWGAYVGWKQAEVVRARSEMEFVLAGQELITRVSDLYFQALAAKDRLDYALVEQTAVEKHFELAQGRSDMGLIPITDLYDAKARLAATEALTIEARNRLDDALQALSEVTGAPVDGLGPLAQNITLKRPEPPTLDSWLAGALEGNPAIELSKKAVEVAELEVNRQNAAHYPTLDLVSSFDNENTEDSLFGGSSEVDTYKIGVQFNLPLYQGGEVASKARSARHEVGIARQDLVKQSRSVARKTRSAFLGVDSSLKRVDALAQSLDANRLALDAKQEGYMSGLFTSLAVLDAERDLALVSIDHAQARYDYILNSLRLKQAVGTLTEQDLMDLENWLLK encoded by the coding sequence ATGTCGGTTGTCTTCCTTTCTTTTTCAATGCCTGCCGTGGCCACGGGTTTACTGGATACGTACAGGCTGGCCGTTCAGAATGATCCTGTATTTCAAAGTTATCAATTTCGGACCTTTGTTGCTCAGGAAGGAAAACGGCAGGCTCTGGCCGCCATGCTCCCGACGGTGATGGCTACGGGCAGTTACATGCACAAGAGCCAGGACATCGTCAGCAGCGACAACGAGGTCTACGCGTCGGGCAGTTCCGAGTACGGAACGACCGTGTACGGCGTTACCCTGACCCAGCCTTTGTTCAACTGGGGGGCCTATGTCGGGTGGAAACAGGCCGAGGTCGTTCGGGCACGCTCGGAGATGGAGTTCGTTCTGGCCGGTCAGGAACTGATCACCCGCGTTTCGGATCTTTATTTCCAGGCACTGGCCGCAAAGGATCGGCTCGACTACGCCCTCGTCGAGCAGACCGCAGTCGAGAAACACTTCGAACTGGCCCAAGGCCGTTCGGACATGGGCCTCATTCCCATCACCGATCTCTATGACGCCAAGGCGCGCCTCGCGGCCACCGAGGCCTTGACCATCGAGGCGCGCAACAGGCTTGACGACGCCCTGCAAGCCTTGAGCGAAGTGACCGGCGCGCCCGTGGACGGTCTTGGCCCCCTGGCGCAGAACATCACTCTGAAGAGGCCTGAGCCGCCGACCCTTGATTCCTGGCTCGCCGGAGCCCTCGAAGGGAACCCGGCCATCGAACTGAGCAAGAAGGCCGTGGAAGTGGCCGAACTCGAAGTGAATCGTCAGAACGCCGCACATTATCCCACCCTGGATCTGGTCAGTTCCTTCGACAACGAGAACACCGAGGATTCGCTTTTCGGTGGAAGCAGCGAGGTCGACACATACAAGATCGGCGTGCAGTTCAATCTGCCCTTGTACCAGGGTGGGGAAGTCGCCTCCAAGGCCCGCTCCGCGCGGCACGAGGTCGGCATCGCCCGGCAGGATCTGGTCAAGCAGTCCCGGTCGGTTGCGCGCAAGACCCGCTCGGCATTTCTTGGCGTCGACAGTTCGCTCAAGAGGGTGGACGCACTCGCGCAATCCCTTGACGCCAACAGGCTGGCCCTCGACGCCAAACAGGAAGGGTACATGTCCGGGCTCTTCACCAGCCTGGCCGTACTGGACGCCGAACGCGACCTGGCCCTGGTCAGCATCGACCATGCGCAGGCGCGCTACGACTACATTCTGAACAGTTTGCGGCTCAAGCAGGCTGTAGGAACCTTGACCGAACAGGATTTGATGGATCTGGAAAACTGGCTTTTGAAATAG